In Rhineura floridana isolate rRhiFlo1 chromosome 12, rRhiFlo1.hap2, whole genome shotgun sequence, a single window of DNA contains:
- the ADRA2B gene encoding alpha-2B adrenergic receptor: MTMASDEGYNIQATAAIAAVTTFLILFTIFGNVLVIIAVLTSRSLKAPQNLFLVSLAAADILVATLIIPFSLANELMGYWYFSRTWCKAYLALDVLFCTASIVHLCAISLDRYWSVSRAIEYNSKRTPRRIKCTILVVWLIAAVISLPPLVLSPNNAKEDAKKCELNEEPWYILSSSTCSFFAPCVIMILVYLRIYFIAKRRSRQGTRAKKPKAKAEEGAPQITAGPSNEASPKQDQAKLQPEGEPNGHRVPIQEDDQPDAHCLSTEKFSLVSQEDKDPEPATTSSPSQPLPEKKPSSESSQLECFPPLSIKQSNGPPQSSPQGMDTLATARGEVLLVRRVKTLSANPWKKKTHLNREKRFTFVLAVVIGVFVICWFPFFFLYSLRAICPSKHCQVPESTFKFFFWIGYCNSSLNPVIYTIFNQDFRKAFRKILCRQWTQTAW; the protein is encoded by the coding sequence TATCCAAGCCACCGCTGCCATTGCCGCTGTCACCACGTTCCTCATCCTCTTCACCATCTTTGGCAACGTTCTGGTGATCATTGCCGTCCTCACCAGCAGGTCTCTGAAAGCCCCACAGAACCTCTTCCTGGTGTCTCTTGCGGCCGCAGATATACTGGTGGCCACCCTCATCATCCCTTTCTCTCTTGCCAATGAGCTGATGGGCTACTGGTACTTCAGCAGAACCTGGTGTAAAGCCTACTTGGCCTTGGACGTTCTCTTCTGCACAGCCTCCATCGTGCATCTCTGCGCCATCAGTTTGGACCGGTATTGGTCGGTCAGCAGGGCCATTGAGTACAATTCCAAGAGGACACCAAGGAGGATCAAATGCACCATCCTCGTGGTGTGGCTGATTGCGGCTGTCATCTCCTTGCCCCCGCTGGTCCTCAGCCCAAACAATGCCAAAGAGGACGCAAAGAAGTGTGAGCTGAACGAGGAGCCCTGGTACATCCTTTCTTCCAGCACCTGCTCCTTCTTTGCCCCCTGCGTCATTATGAtcttggtgtatctcaggatctACTTCATAGCCAAGCGCCGGAGCAGGCAAGGGACTCGGGCTAAGAAGCCCAAGGCAAAGGCCGAAGAGGGGGCACCCCAAATTACTGCCGGCCCATCCAACGAAGCCTCTCCCAAACAGGACCAAGCCAAGCTCCAGCCAGAAGGGGAGCCAAATGGGCATCGGGTTCCCATCCAGGAAgacgaccaaccagatgcccattgtcTCTCTACCGAGAAGTTTTCTCTTGTGAGCCAGGAGGACAAGGATCCAGAGCCAGCAACCACCTctagtccttcccagcccctGCCAGAGAAGAAACCGTCTTCGGAGTCCAGCCAGCTGGAATGTTTCCCCCCACTCAGCATCAAGCAGAGCAATGGACCCCCCCAGAGCTCCCCTCAGGGTATGGACACCTTAGCCACTGCCAGGGGGGAGGTTCTGCTGGTGAGGAGGGTGAAGACCCTCAGCGCCAACCCTTGGAAGAAGAAGACACACCTCAACCGGGAGAAGAGGTTCACTTTTGTCCTGGCCGTGGTGATTGGGGTCTTTGTGATTTGCTGGTTCCCTTTTTTCTTCCTCTACAGCCTCCGGGCCATCTGCCCCTCAAAGCACTGTCAAGTCCCAGAAAGCACCTTCAAGTTTTTCTTCTGGATTGGCTACTGCAATAGTTCCTTGAACCCTGTCATATATACCATCTTCAACCAGGACTTTCGTAAGGCTTTTAGGAAGATCCTCTGCAGGCAGTGGACTCAGACTGCCTGGTGA